In Gracilinanus agilis isolate LMUSP501 chromosome 1, AgileGrace, whole genome shotgun sequence, the sequence aggacctccccactttcccttctcttttagaattcgTTCATGAGAATTCTCCCAGTTGTCTGAGTAAAACTGTCTAGatcaaacaataagcatttatattagGTGCCTACAATGTGAACTTCACAGACgccaaagatacaaagacaaaaacaagacaCATATAATTCATAAACTAGAATtcaaactgataataagaaatgaaaaaaaggaacaatataCTTTGGGATTCTACAAATCCTACATTCTAGAAGGACATAATCATGTGTCTTGAATAGTACATACTATGACCAACAATGTCTCTAGAGGGAGGACACTAATAACCACTGAGGAAACTGCCATATTTGTCACACTGCTGGTGGTTTTGCTCACTGGTCATTTCCCCTGGGACAAGGAGACTTTTCCTGTAGTCTGAAACCTGTTCTCTGGTCTCCCTATGTTCTTTGCTCTCCAAAGCTGGAAAACACCATCTGTCCCTGGTTCATGGTGACATTGCTCTCAGGAAAGTGTCTCACACAGTGTGGCACTTACTGTATTGGGTTGCCCCTCTGACCGGCCATTCTTAGTCCTTAAGTAAACCAGGTTATCCCCATCTGGCATGCAGCCAAGGGGGCTGTTGTTCACCTCTAAGATGAATCGCTTGGTTTCTCTGAGAGGGTCTCACTAAGATTCTGAAAATGTGGTTACGTTATAATGCAGCTCTCTCCTTCATACAACCGAGGCTTACCTGGGAGCAGCTGGCTATGGTGCTTGTTGGCAGGCCAATGGAGGGAGCCCAGGCAACATCTCGAACCCAGTCGCTGTGAGCTTCCAGTTTCTGATCTTCCTTCCACTGACCATCTTCTTCCTCCCTAAAGAGGGGACAAGAAGAAAGTAATGAAAGCAGATTATGGCTTGTGGTCTTCTTGAAAGACTCTTTTTTTTCTAAGTAAGTAATGATGCTTCTAAGTACTGGGGCATTTGGACAATGGGAATTTCCTTAAACCAATACAATACAAGCTGAAACTTGAGCACGGGTGGGCCCTTCATTCTTTTGGGAATTAAAGTGGTCCAATGGATAAGAACACTGGGTCTGGATTATCAgggagacatgagttcaaatcctgcctcagatacctaATGACTgggggaccttgggcaaatcatttgacctctatcTATCTCAGttctgtcatctgtaaaatggggataaggggATCTACTTTATTGGgtagttttgaggatcaaatcagCTAACAAGtactttgcaatccttaaagagATTTACAGactctattattgttgttgttgttattattattattattattattattattttgattttctctgtTGAAATCTATACTTAATGCAACTAACAATCCTGTAAAAAGGCTGCTCCTCGGGACAGTTCACCTGTCCATATGGATCCTGAACAATGATGGGATACAGGTGACTATTACCAAATGCCAGAGGTtatgaaaagaaatatagtttCAGGAACTCCTTGACCTAGTGAaagctttgaagaaaaatattttgggtctgaataaagaggaaaaggagacagCCTTGTTTAAAGCGAGCTGGCTACTGCAGTTAGAATCTGGGGGAATGGCAAGGACGCTTGTCTCCGAGAAAATCCAAAGATGACAAGTCACCCAGAGGGCCCACCTACTTCCAGAGCTTGACCAGGTTGTCACAGCCGCCTGAGGCAAACTTCTTGATGTAGTTTGGCTTCTGTCCAGATGGCTGGTCTACCAGGCTCCCAGGTATGACAGCAGGAGCCCAGCTCACAGCATTGCAGCCAATCTGAGCAGAGAGCGAAATAAGACATTACTTGGTTTTCTGCCCCACAAATTAACAAGATACATACATGCCCTTGCAAAGAAAAAGCAGCTACtctatgggcaaatcatttaaccccaattgcctagtccttactgctcttttgcctttgattcttatatagaaagtaaaagttttaggggaaaaaaaaagacacaggTAAAAAAATTCTGTACCCAGGTAGCTTATATACTAGACATAAACATAGGTATAGACACGATTGATTGAAGAAGAAGAGAGCACAAACAACTagggggatcaagaaaggcttcctgtaggagatgGTACCTAAGCTGAGTCATGAAGGAAGCGAGGTATTCTGATGTATGTGAAGAGGGAGTCAAAGTATGGAGAAAAATCATCCTCGCTCCACTCCAATTTTCTAAGTGGACTattgaggagagaagaaatggcCAGGTCTCTGATGGAAAGTCCAAATGAGGCTTTCAGGGTTCCTTGAAACAAGGCACAAGGTTTGAGGGGGATTTAGGAATCCACTGGTAAAAAGACTATTGAAGCTTTTAGCCTCCTGATCTAAGATTTCAACTGAGCTAATGGTAGTTGTATTTGTGGTAATTAAAATCTGGAGCTAATTTGTTCTGTTCCTATTGTCTTTCATTAGCTTTATTATTACTCTCTGGACAGTGACTAAAGGTCACAAAGTTTTTGAAAGGTAAAATGCAGGTTCTTAACCGCATTATGAAAGAATGTGCCAAGTCaccaattttaaaagaaaaacaaattagaacaactctcAAGTTTCAAAGATCAGAATGGGAAACATTAGCGGGCCTGTGGTAAGATAGGCAGCACTGAAAACCGGTCTAATCCTTATGGAATAGAGTTTGGAATTGTAGCAAAAAAGATACTAACATGTACATACTCAAGTACATTGGCACAATCTTGCCAGGATTATGCACCAATCCTTCTGAGgtcagagacagaggaagaagtCTCATTTATGCAGAAATAGTTAAGAGTAGCACTTCTGACTTTAGAACTCTGAGGCTATAAAATATTGTGACTTCAGAAGGCAAGCCCCACTCTTCCTATTTCTCCACAGAAAGATGGTGGCCATTTGAGGCAAAACTTTCGAAATGTGGACAAtatatggatttgtttttctcaaatgtaaatatttattaagagggACGGTTTTCTGAGGGCTGGGTGGAAGGATGGAGGAATCATTGTGAAGTCGATAGTGGTATataaaaaagcattaataaaacatttaaaaaggaaaaaaaattctctcttacTTGGTTTTGTTTTAATGCTCTGGAGCAGAGGGAAATGCATTCGCAAGATCTTGGGAGTCAAGTGCACACTTAATCTGAGTACAGGAGTTGCCAGGCTGGGCACTGCTTCAAAGATTCCCCATGGATGGAATAGTTACTGCCAAGTCCCCTCCCTTTTCACTTATGAGTCACTGCCTATGAGAGTGACACATAATATTAACTCTCACGACCTAAGCAAATCAGTGCTGTATGCGGCCCATCCTGGAACAGCCACTAGGCCTCCCTACCTCTTCTTACATCCAAGAATGATAGATGTGTCAAAACTGGCACCTGACTTTGGAAAGGCTGTTAACTCTCGGTCACCTGGATAAACTGAGTGacaaaaattaaatctatttccACTGAGCATAATTATGATCTTGGCTTAAATCTAGTCAGTCCTCTGGGACTTGGGCTGCTCTGCTGTAGGAGAGGAGATTTATAAATGAACTGTCAGATTGCTGACTGAAGCTACCTTTAATAAAGCCAGAACCCACAGGCACAAGACTTACGGTGTGAGCATTGTTGATCTTCTTCACTTCCCACTGTCCCTCACCACTGTAGCTCAGCAGTGAGATGGCCCCATCAGAGCTGCCACAGGCAAGAATGAGCCCATAGTCATGGGGGGCCCAGCAGACTGAGTTCACTGTTGAAAAAACAGGGACAGGGAAAAATGAGGAGTGTcccaggaaggagagagaaacagtGAGCATtcactctaggcctgactctaggGTGTCTGAGGAACAGGATGTTTTTCTAGCAATGGGACAGACTAGACAGAAGCCAACCAAAAGCTAGCAGTGAAgcatgagaattttaaaaagagagaaaatcaggGGTTGGGAGATGGGGGCAGTGGATGGGCTTGAGAAAGAACATTGGTTTAGATGTACAAAAttcacataatttcatatttctCAACAGAGCTgtttcccatcagcccatgtcaTACCTGAAGAGTCATGGCCTGTGTACTCATATGTTTTTTCCCAAGTGccattctcttctttccagaTGATAACTTTTCGGTCATAGGAGCAGGAGGCTAAGATGTTTCCATACATAGGATGAGCCCAGGCCACTTGCCACACAGGACCTTCATGACTATAAGACAGACCAAAGATTTACAAATGACTGAAATGGAGTTTGGGATCAAGTTTTGGATTTCCAAATAGAAAGATCTGAGAATGGCTTCCTGGGGTGTACAGTGTAAATAAAGATGAACATCAGCTTAGGATCAGAGCTTTAAGGCTGAAAAGGACCTTcagaattttacagatgaggaaactgaagcccaatgAGGTTAAGTCCTTCACCCAAGGCCACCTAAGTCCTAAGTGGTAGAGCTGGGCTCTGAATCTAGGTACCGCCTTTCTGAATTCAGTACCCAGTCCACTGTACCACACAAGAATCTTGCCTCTACTATTGTTCCCTCTATAAACCCAGGGAAGCCCATCTGCTCAGACTTAGTTTCCTAACCTGTGAAATAAGGGATGATTAGACTAGATCttaaaggtccctttcagctctaatattGTATTCTATAGTTCAATTATAGGCTGAGACAATGCCTATATGACAAGATTGTCCAGGAAACGATTTATGGCTTTTCCCAAAATATCCAGTGCTAGGTAGAATCACAgcatttcagagctagaaggacccCAAAGACAATCCTGCTCATAGTTTCTGACCTATGGAATCAGATGTGGATTAAGTGTCTTTTGTTCTTAGTTCTGACAAAATAAACGTTATGGATAATGGGTTTTTCAAATGGATGTAGATGCCactataattaataaaataggaattcattttaaaatattactaaattAACTGTAGCTTCAGTGAACACTAATAGTATAACTATCATATGAAGGGAAGCAACAGTTTTTTAAGTTATAAATGGGTTTTGAGGCAGTGTGGTAAAGGGCAATGAGCAAAGAATTGGGAATCAAAGGCCCAGGAtcttttctccaactcattttcctcatcaatgGGAGATTTGGCTTGGATGACCTTTAAGCCCCTTCTAGTCCTAAAGCTATGATCCAAggtgtttacttaaaaaaatattgggAACCCTTGATCTAGTCCATTCCCTTTAATTTATAGAAGATACAAAAGCCCAAAGG encodes:
- the SEC13 gene encoding protein SEC13 homolog, encoding MVSVINTVDTSHEDMIHDAQMDYYGTRLATCSSDRSVKIFDVRNGGQILIADLRGHEGPVWQVAWAHPMYGNILASCSYDRKVIIWKEENGTWEKTYEYTGHDSSVNSVCWAPHDYGLILACGSSDGAISLLSYSGEGQWEVKKINNAHTIGCNAVSWAPAVIPGSLVDQPSGQKPNYIKKFASGGCDNLVKLWKEEEDGQWKEDQKLEAHSDWVRDVAWAPSIGLPTSTIASCSQDGRVFIWTCDDASGNTWSPRLLHKFNDVVWHVSWSITANILAVSGGDNKVTLWKESVDGQWMCISDVNKGQGAVSAVTEGQQNEQ